A region from the Desulfoglaeba alkanexedens ALDC genome encodes:
- a CDS encoding GIY-YIG nuclease family protein, whose product MKSKPGTYALVLRSLKSTSAQIGRWGQLRIVPGYYIYVGSAFGPGGVQARITRHCRKTKPKHWHIDYLREHVNPLFAWYSNEPIKLEHRWAQALSEMEGTSPVRGFGSTDCRCLSHLFVMKKKPSLTQFASAVGSPIETWVFRPDT is encoded by the coding sequence ATGAAGTCGAAACCCGGAACATATGCGTTAGTTCTTCGAAGCCTTAAAAGCACAAGCGCGCAAATCGGCCGCTGGGGTCAGCTCAGGATAGTTCCAGGATACTATATCTACGTGGGCAGCGCATTTGGTCCGGGAGGCGTGCAGGCGCGTATCACAAGGCATTGCCGAAAGACAAAACCTAAACACTGGCATATCGATTATCTCCGGGAACACGTGAATCCTCTTTTTGCATGGTACAGCAATGAACCGATAAAATTGGAGCATCGCTGGGCACAGGCATTATCGGAAATGGAGGGAACATCACCGGTGAGAGGGTTTGGTTCCACTGATTGCAGGTGTTTATCTCATCTGTTTGTTATGAAGAAAAAACCGTCGTTGACCCAATTCGCGAGCGCCGTCGGCTCTCCAATAGAAACATGGGTCTTTCGACCGGACACCTGA
- the ruvA gene encoding Holliday junction branch migration protein RuvA: MIGYLEGTLRHKAPDTVIMEVHGVGYCVHVPLSTFYDLPGVGERACLNIHTHVREDALQLYGFRTIAEKEMFLHLIGIGGVGPRLALALLSGIHTDELREVVLTQNRARLQRIPGIGKKTAERILLELKDKLKLKASDAPAPPLVEAEGCDGYADAFSALLNLGYRPNEAEKALERAKTALGADPSVEELLKEALRVLA, translated from the coding sequence ATGATCGGCTACCTGGAAGGCACCTTGAGGCACAAGGCACCGGACACCGTCATCATGGAGGTGCACGGCGTGGGCTACTGCGTCCACGTGCCGCTCAGCACCTTCTACGATCTGCCCGGTGTCGGGGAAAGGGCCTGCCTCAACATCCACACCCACGTGAGGGAAGACGCGCTGCAGCTCTACGGCTTTCGAACGATCGCCGAAAAGGAAATGTTTCTGCATCTCATCGGGATCGGCGGGGTCGGCCCGCGGCTCGCCCTGGCCCTTCTTTCCGGCATCCACACCGACGAACTCCGCGAAGTGGTCCTCACGCAGAACCGAGCCCGGCTCCAGCGGATCCCTGGAATCGGCAAAAAGACCGCCGAACGCATCCTCTTGGAACTGAAAGACAAGTTGAAGCTCAAGGCCAGTGACGCCCCGGCGCCGCCTCTTGTGGAGGCGGAAGGATGCGACGGTTACGCGGATGCCTTTTCGGCGCTCCTCAACCTGGGCTACCGCCCCAACGAAGCGGAAAAGGCCCTCGAGCGGGCGAAGACCGCCTTGGGTGCGGATCCTTCCGTGGAAGAACTCCTGAAGGAAGCGCTCCGGGTGCTGGCGTGA
- a CDS encoding ATP-binding protein, with the protein MKTVRKIIEIDEERCDGCGQCVISCAEGALEIIDGKARLVSEVYCDGLGACLGECPRGALHVVERKAEAFDPEAVEAYLEQKEAAEEKVPPMQCPSARIQTFPVSRDITPALAEGAAESALGHWPVQIRLIPPTAPFLKGADLLVAADCVPVAYARFHEDFLAGRVVLIGCPKFDNVQEYLQKFAQIFEKAEPRSVTVLTMEVPCCSGLPMIVRKAMEAAGKTTRDIPVEEVVIGARGKILERNAWAA; encoded by the coding sequence ATGAAGACGGTACGAAAGATCATCGAAATCGACGAAGAACGGTGCGACGGATGCGGCCAGTGCGTGATTTCCTGTGCCGAAGGCGCCCTTGAAATCATCGATGGGAAGGCCCGCCTGGTATCCGAAGTCTACTGCGACGGCCTTGGCGCCTGTCTTGGGGAATGCCCCCGGGGAGCCCTCCACGTGGTGGAGCGCAAAGCGGAAGCATTCGATCCGGAGGCCGTGGAAGCCTACCTGGAACAAAAAGAAGCGGCTGAAGAAAAGGTGCCTCCCATGCAATGCCCGTCGGCCCGGATTCAGACGTTTCCGGTTTCCCGCGACATAACCCCGGCCCTTGCCGAAGGAGCCGCCGAAAGCGCCCTCGGGCACTGGCCCGTCCAGATCCGGTTGATCCCGCCGACGGCACCGTTTCTCAAGGGAGCGGATCTGCTGGTGGCCGCCGACTGTGTTCCGGTGGCTTACGCCCGGTTCCACGAGGATTTCCTCGCCGGGCGCGTGGTCCTCATAGGCTGCCCCAAGTTCGATAACGTGCAGGAATACCTGCAGAAGTTCGCCCAGATTTTCGAAAAGGCCGAACCGCGGAGCGTCACCGTGCTCACCATGGAAGTGCCCTGCTGTTCGGGTCTTCCGATGATCGTCCGCAAAGCCATGGAAGCGGCGGGGAAAACCACCCGAGACATCCCCGTCGAAGAGGTGGTCATCGGCGCCCGAGGAAAGATCCTGGAACGGAATGCCTGGGCGGCTTGA
- a CDS encoding phosphohydrolase, whose translation MKCPGQDSRFWQPGAIFEAKCPECGQMVEFFKDESKRRCRACGHMFVNPRMDFGCASYCKFAEQCLGYLPPEILAQREALLKDRVAIEMKKAFKKDFRRIARAMKVARYAEKITLQEGGDPAVAISAAYLRDVGAGAADGEERGATPAREILQRLGAREELIDAVCRIVGHRHDAEAEADTNTRIVHDAELLADLEEHGKEAAADAAAIREGIRRRLLTESARALLDDLPMEA comes from the coding sequence ATGAAGTGTCCGGGACAAGACAGTCGATTCTGGCAGCCGGGAGCCATCTTTGAGGCGAAATGCCCCGAATGCGGGCAAATGGTTGAGTTTTTCAAAGACGAGAGCAAGCGGCGGTGCCGGGCGTGCGGTCACATGTTCGTGAACCCCAGGATGGATTTCGGGTGCGCGTCTTACTGCAAATTCGCCGAACAGTGCCTGGGCTATCTCCCGCCGGAAATCCTGGCTCAACGTGAAGCACTCCTCAAGGACCGCGTGGCCATCGAGATGAAGAAAGCGTTCAAGAAGGACTTCAGGCGGATCGCTCGTGCCATGAAAGTGGCGCGATACGCGGAAAAGATCACTTTGCAGGAAGGCGGCGATCCGGCGGTCGCCATTTCAGCAGCATACCTGCGAGATGTTGGGGCGGGCGCGGCCGATGGGGAAGAACGGGGAGCGACTCCGGCGAGAGAAATCCTCCAACGCCTCGGCGCCCGCGAAGAACTCATCGACGCCGTGTGCCGCATTGTCGGGCACCGGCATGATGCGGAAGCGGAAGCCGACACCAATACCAGGATCGTTCACGACGCGGAGCTTTTGGCGGACCTGGAAGAACACGGCAAGGAAGCGGCCGCGGATGCGGCCGCGATCCGCGAAGGAATCCGCCGGCGGCTTCTCACCGAAAGCGCCCGGGCGCTGCTCGACGATCTGCCGATGGAGGCGTGA
- a CDS encoding polysaccharide deacetylase family protein produces MAWLKRSGYHVIRLTEAVRGLKGEIPLPNHSVVLTFDDGYRNFYENAYPMLHEYGFPATVFMVAGHLGSTARWIEEEGRFGAPLMEKDHLLEIQAGGIEIGSHTVTHPRLSKIPLSKAQREIAESKSILESLLGDRVIHFCYPYGDFNPQIADLVQEAGYESALTCIRGAATAEDSLFCLPRKAVSYGDSLIGYLWKLHIKNKKKAPTSGPKAPFTSSAADSTAERTDST; encoded by the coding sequence ATGGCGTGGCTCAAACGATCCGGCTATCATGTGATCCGTCTCACCGAGGCGGTAAGAGGACTCAAGGGGGAGATACCCCTGCCGAATCACAGCGTGGTACTAACCTTTGACGATGGATACCGCAACTTCTACGAAAATGCTTATCCCATGCTGCACGAGTACGGCTTTCCGGCAACCGTTTTTATGGTTGCTGGACATCTTGGATCCACGGCCCGATGGATTGAGGAGGAGGGTAGGTTCGGTGCCCCTCTAATGGAAAAGGACCACCTCTTGGAGATCCAGGCTGGCGGCATCGAGATCGGGTCCCATACCGTCACTCATCCAAGATTGAGCAAGATACCCTTATCCAAAGCCCAGAGAGAAATAGCAGAGAGTAAGTCAATCCTAGAATCACTTTTGGGCGACAGAGTCATTCATTTCTGCTACCCATACGGGGATTTCAATCCGCAGATTGCCGATTTGGTTCAGGAGGCTGGCTACGAAAGTGCACTGACATGTATTCGTGGGGCGGCAACCGCGGAAGACAGCTTGTTTTGTCTTCCGAGAAAAGCCGTTTCCTACGGGGACAGCCTTATCGGCTACCTATGGAAACTTCATATAAAGAACAAGAAAAAGGCCCCGACCAGTGGTCCGAAGGCTCCATTCACATCATCGGCAGCCGACAGTACGGCGGAGCGGACCGATTCTACGTGA
- the ruvB gene encoding Holliday junction branch migration DNA helicase RuvB, whose translation MTDRLVEPTPKDDDLPVETGLRPRRLGDYIGQRKVKENLRVFVEAALQRGETLDHVLLHGHPGLGKTTLATIIANELNANLRTTSGPVIERPGDLAAILTNLEPGSVLFIDEIHRLNHVVEEILYPAMEDFQLDIIIGQGPSARTIKLDLPPFTLVGATTRAGLLSPPLRDRFGVVLRLEFYHVDDLRVIVTRSARLLGIAVDEDGAMEIARRSRGTPRVANRLLRRVRDFAEVRAGGTITREVADQALQMLDVDHRGFDRMDRKILATIIEKYDGGPVGIETLSAAVSEEKDTLEEVYEPFLIQEGFLKKTPRGRVATRLAFEHLGVPYRASRQLHLFQS comes from the coding sequence ATGACGGACCGACTTGTGGAACCCACCCCCAAAGACGATGACCTCCCGGTGGAAACCGGTCTTCGCCCGCGGCGGCTCGGTGATTACATCGGTCAGCGGAAGGTGAAGGAAAACCTTCGGGTTTTCGTGGAAGCGGCGCTTCAGCGCGGAGAAACCCTGGACCACGTGCTCCTTCACGGACATCCGGGACTGGGAAAAACGACCCTTGCGACCATCATCGCCAACGAACTCAACGCCAACCTCCGCACCACCTCGGGGCCGGTCATCGAGCGCCCGGGCGACCTGGCGGCCATCCTCACGAACCTGGAACCCGGCTCCGTGCTCTTCATCGACGAAATCCACCGGCTGAACCACGTCGTAGAGGAAATCCTCTACCCCGCCATGGAAGATTTCCAGCTGGACATCATCATCGGCCAGGGTCCTTCGGCGCGGACCATCAAGCTGGATCTTCCGCCGTTTACACTGGTGGGAGCCACCACTCGAGCGGGGCTGCTTTCGCCGCCGCTGCGCGACCGGTTCGGCGTGGTCCTTCGGCTCGAATTCTACCATGTGGATGACCTGCGCGTGATCGTCACCCGGTCGGCCCGGCTTTTGGGGATCGCCGTGGACGAAGACGGCGCGATGGAGATCGCCCGAAGATCCCGGGGGACGCCGCGGGTGGCCAACCGGCTGCTCCGGCGCGTCCGGGATTTCGCCGAAGTGCGGGCGGGGGGGACCATCACCCGGGAGGTGGCCGACCAGGCCTTGCAGATGCTCGATGTGGACCACCGCGGATTCGACCGCATGGACCGAAAGATCCTCGCCACCATCATCGAAAAGTACGACGGCGGCCCCGTGGGGATCGAAACCCTTTCAGCCGCCGTATCCGAAGAAAAGGACACCCTGGAAGAAGTCTATGAACCTTTCCTCATTCAGGAAGGGTTTCTGAAAAAAACCCCCCGCGGGCGCGTGGCGACTCGCCTCGCCTTCGAACACCTGGGCGTGCCCTACCGCGCGTCCCGCCAACTGCACCTGTTTCAGTCGTGA
- a CDS encoding ABC transporter substrate-binding protein yields MNQQRHGRWLRFMWGALFLAALWWASWASAEEPIKIGVILDLSGPAATIGTPSKLVVQMVVDKINQEGGINGRPLELVIGDTEGDPAKALMVAKRLVEKDQVAALIGPTRTGTGMAVKGYIEKAEIPTIMTVGGDPVIAGGPFGPFRWTFKTPQRTSVAVKKVYAYLKEKCLTRVAILTATDEFGKDGLDRLKQLAPEYGIEIAASEAFDVADTDMTTQLTKIRDTGAQALICWTIGPAGAWVAKNVRQLALTLPLIQCHGQPDPKYVELAGVAAEGNLMPSTKLMVADQLPDTDPQKAVIQDFIHLYKDVYHYDRQYPINTHCGYAWDAIMMLANAVRQVGTDREALRSAIEETKGFVGISGIYNLTPEDHNGLGTDSLVMIQVVDGGGQPAQ; encoded by the coding sequence ATGAACCAGCAGCGACACGGGCGTTGGTTACGATTTATGTGGGGGGCCCTCTTTCTGGCGGCTCTTTGGTGGGCGAGCTGGGCTTCGGCTGAGGAACCGATCAAGATCGGTGTTATCCTCGACCTTTCCGGCCCGGCGGCCACCATCGGCACCCCCAGCAAGCTGGTGGTCCAAATGGTGGTGGACAAAATCAACCAGGAAGGGGGCATCAACGGGCGCCCCCTGGAACTGGTGATCGGCGACACGGAAGGCGACCCCGCCAAGGCCCTCATGGTGGCCAAACGCCTGGTGGAAAAGGACCAGGTGGCGGCCCTCATCGGCCCTACCCGGACCGGTACCGGTATGGCGGTCAAGGGGTACATCGAAAAAGCGGAAATTCCCACCATCATGACGGTGGGGGGCGATCCGGTGATCGCGGGAGGACCATTCGGTCCGTTCCGCTGGACCTTCAAGACCCCGCAGCGAACGTCCGTCGCCGTGAAAAAAGTCTACGCGTACCTCAAGGAAAAGTGCCTCACCCGGGTGGCCATCCTGACGGCGACCGACGAGTTCGGAAAGGACGGCCTCGACCGGCTCAAGCAGCTTGCCCCCGAATACGGCATTGAGATCGCGGCATCGGAAGCCTTCGACGTGGCCGATACTGATATGACCACGCAGCTCACCAAGATCCGAGACACGGGCGCCCAGGCACTCATCTGTTGGACCATCGGCCCGGCGGGGGCCTGGGTCGCCAAGAACGTAAGACAACTGGCGCTGACCCTTCCGCTGATCCAGTGCCACGGCCAGCCGGATCCCAAGTACGTGGAACTGGCCGGCGTAGCGGCGGAGGGGAACCTCATGCCGTCGACCAAGCTCATGGTGGCCGACCAACTCCCGGACACCGACCCTCAGAAGGCGGTCATCCAGGACTTCATCCACCTCTACAAGGACGTGTACCACTACGACCGCCAATACCCCATCAACACGCATTGCGGTTACGCTTGGGACGCCATCATGATGCTCGCCAACGCCGTGCGGCAGGTGGGAACGGACCGCGAAGCGCTTCGATCGGCCATCGAAGAAACCAAAGGCTTCGTGGGAATCAGTGGCATTTACAACTTGACACCCGAAGACCACAATGGCTTAGGTACAGATTCGCTGGTCATGATCCAGGTGGTTGACGGCGGGGGGCAGCCGGCCCAATAA
- a CDS encoding phenylacetate--CoA ligase family protein: MAVSFMPVRSGHKEIETLQLQGLQWTVAHAYNHSPFYRKRLEAAGVTPDTIRSLNDLRRLPFTSADDLQIDYPFPLRAVPFEKIVRIHASSGTTGKRKVLSYTQKDIDDWATMFARCYEMAGLTREDRVQIAVGYGLWTAGVGFQLGCERFGAMAVPVGPANTDIHCQMLVDLQSTVFCSTASMALLMAEEIERRGLRDRIALRTIIFGAERHSLRMRRRIQDITGVEHIFDIPGLTELYGPGTGLECRIHEGVHYWADYYILEVLNPDTLEPVAPGEVGEMVVTTLRKEAAPLIRYRTRDLTRLLPEPCPCGNPLPRHDHILGRSDDMFTFRAVNIYPGQIDHVLSTIAGVGSEYQVHLFHREDGRDVMRIKVERALGADGSQDERIADAVASEIRWKILVRAQVEVVDFGTLPRTDRKSRRVFDHRRP; the protein is encoded by the coding sequence ATGGCTGTTTCCTTCATGCCGGTCCGTTCCGGCCACAAGGAAATCGAAACCCTCCAACTCCAGGGACTCCAGTGGACCGTCGCCCACGCTTACAACCATTCGCCTTTCTACCGAAAGCGGCTGGAGGCGGCCGGCGTGACCCCGGATACCATACGCTCTCTGAACGACCTCAGGCGGCTTCCTTTCACCTCCGCCGACGACCTGCAGATCGACTACCCGTTTCCGCTGCGGGCCGTTCCCTTCGAAAAGATCGTTCGGATCCACGCCTCTTCGGGCACCACGGGTAAGCGGAAGGTGCTCTCCTACACACAGAAAGACATCGACGATTGGGCCACCATGTTCGCACGGTGCTACGAAATGGCGGGACTCACCCGAGAAGACCGGGTCCAGATCGCCGTGGGCTACGGGCTCTGGACCGCCGGGGTGGGCTTTCAGCTCGGTTGCGAGCGGTTCGGGGCCATGGCGGTTCCCGTAGGTCCGGCCAATACCGACATCCACTGCCAGATGCTGGTGGACCTGCAGTCCACGGTCTTTTGCTCCACCGCCTCCATGGCGCTGCTCATGGCGGAAGAAATCGAACGCCGCGGTCTCCGGGACCGAATCGCGCTTCGCACGATCATCTTCGGCGCCGAACGACACAGCCTGCGGATGCGCCGGCGGATCCAGGACATCACCGGCGTGGAACACATCTTCGACATCCCGGGGCTCACCGAACTCTACGGACCCGGAACCGGCCTCGAATGCAGGATTCACGAAGGCGTCCACTACTGGGCCGACTACTATATCCTGGAGGTCCTTAATCCCGACACGCTGGAACCGGTGGCGCCGGGAGAAGTGGGCGAGATGGTGGTGACGACCCTCCGAAAGGAGGCGGCGCCCCTCATCCGCTATCGCACCCGGGACCTCACGCGGCTCCTTCCCGAACCCTGCCCCTGCGGCAACCCGCTCCCGCGCCATGACCACATCCTGGGCCGCTCCGACGACATGTTCACCTTTCGGGCCGTGAACATCTACCCGGGCCAAATCGATCATGTACTTTCGACCATCGCGGGCGTGGGGAGCGAATACCAGGTGCACCTCTTTCACCGGGAAGACGGCCGCGACGTCATGCGCATCAAGGTGGAACGAGCTCTCGGGGCCGATGGCTCACAAGATGAACGGATCGCCGACGCGGTGGCATCCGAAATCCGGTGGAAGATCCTGGTGCGGGCTCAGGTGGAAGTGGTCGACTTCGGTACGCTTCCCCGAACGGACCGGAAGAGTCGGAGAGTCTTCGACCACCGGCGGCCGTGA
- a CDS encoding YbjQ family protein, which yields MRKVFPSLLGVFFVISAWGCSAGRSCLALLEGKPPEPDPYAHIQVYTEPPQRPFKVLGTVTAKVERNDYCLESQAEAEAMKRLKASAAEKGADAVIGLVKEFLPTEEGNIVPERYSSESESVRRAFTDQTLRNYSIFYRGKAVKFLTAIEPRQSEPQQEALHE from the coding sequence ATGAGGAAGGTTTTTCCTTCGCTCTTGGGAGTTTTTTTCGTGATTTCGGCCTGGGGCTGCAGTGCGGGCCGAAGCTGCCTCGCTCTTCTGGAAGGCAAGCCCCCAGAACCGGACCCTTATGCCCATATCCAGGTCTACACCGAACCGCCGCAGCGCCCCTTCAAGGTCCTCGGGACCGTGACCGCCAAGGTCGAACGAAACGATTACTGCCTTGAATCCCAGGCTGAAGCGGAGGCCATGAAACGGCTCAAGGCATCCGCCGCCGAAAAGGGAGCCGACGCCGTCATCGGCCTGGTCAAAGAATTTCTACCCACCGAGGAGGGAAATATCGTTCCGGAACGATACAGCAGCGAATCCGAATCCGTCCGAAGGGCCTTTACCGACCAGACGCTCCGAAATTACTCGATATTTTACAGGGGCAAGGCCGTCAAGTTCCTAACGGCGATTGAGCCTCGACAATCCGAACCCCAGCAGGAGGCGCTGCATGAGTGA
- a CDS encoding aldo/keto reductase, whose amino-acid sequence MERIRFGETDLEVSRVVLGTWVTGGWAWGGADEREAVGAILRALELGINFIDTAPVYGFGKSEELVGRALKEWGGSNGVVIATKCGLEWDDAQRVIRRNATPERIRFEVDQSLRRLGVDRIDLYQIHWPDPETPFADSMAALVDLREAGKIRWIGLSNFSPPQIDECRRHGPVHGLQPPFNIFERDAEKEILPYCAENRIGTLVYGGLCRGLLTGKFTGTETFPKGDLRQMDPKFKPDRFRQYVKAVDAMKKLAAAHGRTMAQFALRWALQQPGVTTVIAGARTAAQAEENAGISGWALSPDDLEKVDQILATYIKNPVGPEFMAPGRR is encoded by the coding sequence ATGGAGCGCATTCGCTTTGGTGAAACCGATTTGGAAGTATCGCGCGTGGTTTTGGGAACCTGGGTCACAGGCGGCTGGGCCTGGGGTGGCGCCGACGAAAGGGAAGCCGTCGGTGCGATCCTTCGCGCCCTGGAGCTGGGGATCAACTTCATCGATACGGCCCCCGTGTACGGATTCGGTAAATCCGAAGAGCTGGTGGGCCGCGCCCTGAAAGAATGGGGCGGCTCGAACGGGGTGGTCATCGCCACAAAATGCGGTTTGGAATGGGACGACGCGCAGCGCGTGATCCGGCGGAACGCGACGCCCGAACGCATCCGCTTCGAAGTGGACCAGAGCCTCCGGAGGCTCGGTGTGGACCGGATCGACCTCTATCAGATCCACTGGCCGGACCCCGAAACGCCTTTCGCGGATTCCATGGCGGCACTTGTGGATCTTCGGGAAGCCGGAAAAATCCGCTGGATCGGTTTGAGCAACTTCAGCCCGCCCCAGATCGACGAGTGCCGGCGCCACGGCCCGGTTCACGGCCTCCAGCCGCCTTTCAACATCTTCGAACGCGACGCGGAAAAGGAAATCCTCCCCTATTGCGCCGAAAACCGCATCGGCACCTTGGTTTACGGCGGGCTGTGCCGCGGACTCCTCACGGGAAAATTCACCGGCACCGAGACCTTTCCCAAAGGCGACCTGCGGCAGATGGACCCCAAGTTCAAACCCGATCGCTTTCGGCAGTACGTGAAGGCCGTGGACGCCATGAAGAAACTGGCGGCGGCTCACGGAAGGACCATGGCTCAGTTTGCGCTTCGTTGGGCGCTCCAGCAGCCGGGGGTCACAACGGTGATCGCCGGTGCCCGAACGGCCGCTCAGGCCGAAGAAAACGCCGGCATTTCCGGCTGGGCGCTCAGCCCCGACGATCTCGAAAAGGTGGACCAGATTCTCGCGACATACATCAAGAATCCCGTAGGCCCGGAATTCATGGCTCCCGGCCGGAGGTAA
- a CDS encoding YebC/PmpR family DNA-binding transcriptional regulator: protein MSGHSKWSTIRHKKAAQDARRGKIFTKLIKEITVAARLGGGDADANPRLRAAVAAAKVENMPKENIERAIKKGTGELGGAAYEEANYEGYGPGGVAVLVQVMTDNRNRAASEIRYIFSKHGGSLGEAGCVAWMFDKHGVIVFDKNQVSEEALMEVALEAGAEDVREQEDQFEVITTPGDFEKVKAAFEERGMNYEMAEVTMVPQTTVRVEDEKTALQLLKLMDALEEQDDVQNAYANFDIPDEILSAVA from the coding sequence ATGTCAGGACATTCCAAGTGGAGCACCATCCGCCACAAGAAGGCGGCTCAGGACGCCAGGCGTGGCAAGATTTTCACCAAACTGATCAAGGAAATCACGGTGGCCGCTCGTCTGGGCGGCGGCGACGCGGACGCCAATCCACGCCTCCGGGCCGCCGTCGCCGCGGCAAAGGTGGAAAACATGCCCAAGGAGAATATCGAGCGGGCCATCAAGAAGGGCACCGGGGAACTGGGGGGCGCCGCCTACGAGGAAGCCAACTACGAGGGCTACGGGCCCGGAGGCGTGGCCGTTCTGGTGCAGGTGATGACAGACAATCGGAACCGCGCCGCCAGCGAAATACGCTATATTTTCAGCAAACACGGTGGGAGCCTCGGGGAAGCCGGCTGCGTGGCCTGGATGTTCGACAAGCACGGCGTGATCGTCTTCGACAAGAACCAGGTTTCGGAAGAGGCCCTCATGGAAGTGGCGCTGGAGGCCGGAGCCGAAGACGTTCGCGAACAAGAAGACCAATTCGAGGTCATCACCACGCCCGGCGATTTCGAAAAGGTGAAGGCGGCTTTCGAGGAGCGGGGCATGAATTATGAGATGGCCGAGGTCACCATGGTGCCGCAGACCACCGTCCGGGTGGAAGACGAAAAGACGGCGCTGCAGCTTTTGAAGCTCATGGACGCCCTCGAAGAACAGGACGACGTCCAGAACGCCTACGCCAACTTCGACATTCCCGACGAAATCCTGAGCGCGGTGGCCTGA
- a CDS encoding RlmE family RNA methyltransferase codes for MPHAYRDHYFHRAKKEHFLARAVYKLEEIQQKYRFMKRGDRVLDLGAAPGSWMQFTERVIGPRGLLVGIDIQPIDHDFPDHVVALQRDIFDPGTVVELAERYAPFDVVLSDMAPKTSGIKVADAARSEVLFEQALAAALGTLRPGGHFLAKIFQGQDFHRVLKQVKQHFGWVKVVKPDASRKQSKEIYILALRFKGGRPV; via the coding sequence ATGCCTCACGCTTATCGCGACCACTACTTTCACCGGGCCAAGAAAGAACACTTCCTGGCTCGGGCGGTGTACAAACTGGAGGAGATCCAGCAGAAATACCGTTTCATGAAACGAGGAGACCGTGTGCTGGATCTGGGAGCTGCGCCCGGTTCGTGGATGCAGTTCACCGAGCGGGTGATCGGCCCCAGGGGACTCCTGGTAGGGATCGACATTCAGCCCATCGATCACGATTTTCCCGATCACGTGGTGGCGCTGCAGCGGGACATTTTCGACCCAGGGACGGTGGTGGAACTCGCCGAACGTTACGCGCCCTTCGATGTGGTGTTGAGTGACATGGCCCCCAAGACGTCGGGCATCAAGGTCGCCGATGCGGCACGCTCCGAAGTGCTTTTCGAACAGGCGCTGGCCGCGGCCCTGGGGACCCTTCGGCCGGGGGGGCATTTTCTCGCAAAGATTTTCCAGGGACAAGACTTTCATCGTGTGTTGAAGCAGGTGAAGCAACATTTTGGTTGGGTCAAGGTCGTGAAGCCGGACGCATCCCGGAAGCAGAGCAAGGAAATCTACATCCTGGCCCTGCGCTTCAAGGGCGGTCGGCCCGTGTAA
- the ruvC gene encoding crossover junction endodeoxyribonuclease RuvC — MRVLGIDPGSRHTGYGVVAADGQRLIAVAHGCIQPPPDRSFAQRLAHIHEKVAAVIDEAAPDEMAVEDVFLARNVKSALRLGEARGAAILAGVRMGLSVHQYSALQVKQAVVGYGRAGKDQVTQMIRTLLALRTSLNTHAADALAVAVCHINTRTSQRRWKSLESR, encoded by the coding sequence ATCCGAGTGCTCGGCATCGACCCCGGGTCCCGCCACACCGGCTACGGCGTGGTGGCCGCCGACGGCCAGCGCCTGATCGCCGTGGCGCACGGGTGCATCCAACCGCCACCGGATCGCTCCTTCGCTCAACGACTGGCTCACATCCACGAAAAGGTCGCGGCGGTGATCGACGAAGCCGCGCCGGATGAAATGGCGGTGGAAGACGTTTTTCTCGCTAGAAACGTGAAAAGCGCCCTGCGACTGGGCGAAGCCCGGGGGGCGGCCATTTTGGCGGGCGTTCGAATGGGGCTTTCGGTCCACCAGTACAGCGCGCTCCAGGTCAAGCAGGCCGTGGTGGGTTACGGCCGGGCGGGGAAAGACCAGGTGACCCAGATGATCCGCACGCTCCTCGCGCTCCGCACCTCTTTGAACACCCACGCGGCGGACGCGCTGGCCGTGGCTGTCTGCCACATCAACACGCGGACATCCCAAAGGCGCTGGAAGAGCTTGGAGTCACGATGA